acgtgcccttcgagcttttaagtatgcgaagcatcgtgcagaatgtcgtttcaggaagcagttgcacaaaagatagcaacgtgaagataatctttcagcatttttagacgagcgtccgtattgtctaggtgtgcgaacagcccccctgctcaatccccctacgtcaggatcagagaaagtcagcgcaagagagagagaaaagtaagttgggtagcttctcagccatctgccaatagcgtcccttgtatgaaatcaactgggcaaaccaactgaggaagcatgtaccagaaataaaaagacccattgtccgcagaaatccgcgaaccagcaaaaaatccgcgatatatatttaaatatgcttacatataaaatccgcaatggagtgaagccgcgaaaggcgaagcgcgatatagcgagggattactgtatatatatctatatattatatatataaactgctaagGGTTGTGTCCATCTGTCATGCGATTAGTCTCGAATCACTGGGGCTAGAactttgatcttggtcttaatcaaaatcTTTTGACGTGATACGCACTATGGCAAAAATTTGGGACACAGCCACCTCCACAATGTCATCTGGGTTTGTGTCTTTTTTATGGTAAACTGCTTGAGAGGGTGTCATGGTAAGTAGGAAAAAAAAGAGTGGCCACACCTGCTGATCGTGAAGCATATTGCTGAAGCCGTTCATAGTAAGAAGCAAAAGAAAACCCACAATGCCATTTGCTGAGTGTCAAGTACCAGATACACAATATATGAGCAACAAAGAGGCAAATGCCTGAGGAAACTGACCTGTGCTCCTGTCCTCGTACCATACTGATCACTGTGTATTGATCAAATACAGTGttataaaccaggggtaggcaacgtcggtcctggagtgccacagtatgtgcaggtttttgttccaacccagttccttaacgagaactcaattattgctgatgaagcacatattgcttaagtgacattttaatgcttcattttagtggtctcgcttgttaaggttctccaactttaattgcttatttcaatcttaaactgctgcattcagtgttttaattgctccttattagcaataagatgtaaaagaaaaagcagccagcagttctccagctagcttttttccaattacatctgtgtgtgttcatcatgcacggtttgatttaataaaacacttaatagaaaaatgtgacagactgaaaatgatctgttttaggcttcaaatcatttggatgatatccttggaaaggaaaaaaatctacgatataaaagccttacattgcacagactaacaagccataaaattaaataaggtctgagattggcaatgattggtttctaattaagcaattgggttgaatgaaaacctgtagccactgcggctcaccaggactgacattgcctacccctgttttacatcttattgctaataaggagcaattaaaacactgaatgcagcagtttaagattgaaataagcaattaagattggagaaccttaacaagcgagaccactaaaatgaagcattaaaatgtcacttaagcaatatgtgcttcatcagcaataattgagttctcgttaaggaactgggttggaacaaaaacctgcacatactgtggcactccaggaccgtcgttgcctacccctgttataAACCATGATGGCACAAACAGTGACACGTACTGAGCATCCAAACACAGGAGGCACTTCAGTGTCAAGGAGTGATGAAAGATAGGCCTGAATGTAGAGCCACTGAGCAGCTGGCTATGATACTAGGCCTCATCAAAATGTCATACATActccacagtacagaaagtaAAACTGACAACAACAGGAAATATATGACAACAAACAAGGAGATCATCAAATACTCACAATTTCTGCACATACACAAACATTCCTTCTACATTCTTATATTAATGTTAGGTTGAAGAGCACTACTTCCAAAAGTTAGATCTACAATGTGCTCTCTGTGGAGTGGTATTTTTTTCATACTGGAAACAAAAAAGTGTATGGCCAAAATGGAAATGTTCAGCTTGAACTACATGAACCACCCATATTTGAGAACTGGAGGTCCGCatgttttgtcagtcagtcattttccaacctgctatatcctaacacagtcacgggagccaatcccagccaacaaagggcacaaggcagggacaaatcccaggcaggtcgccagcccactgcagggcacacacacccacacaccaagcacacactagggacaatttcagatcaccaatgcacctaacctgcatgtctttggactgtgggaggaaaccggaagcgcccggaggaaacccacacagacacgggaggacccgggaagtgaacccaggtctcctaactgcgaggcagcagcactaccactacgccatCGTGCCACCCCTGCATGTTTTGtagttattccatccatccattatccaacccgctgaatccgaacacagggtcacggggggtctgctggagccaatcccagccaacacagggcacaaggcaggaaccagtcctgagcagggtgccaacccactgcaggacacacacaaacaccaagcacacactagggccaatttagaatcgccaatccacctaacctgcatgtctttggactgtgggagaaaacccatgcagacacagggagaatatgcaaactccacacagggaggacccgggaagcgaacccgggtctcctaactgcgaggcagcagcgctaccactgcaccaccatgccaccttttgtagttattatttttattttttaaggtttttaaACTGACTTTATCACTAACAAATTGTGGTTTTTTTCTAATTAACTCCTACATATacactttttttgtaaatgaagttattaattttattttaacatattattacctttgatatttttaacattacaattGCTAGCCTAAACAAAGCTAAAACATAGCTTTTGCTTCTACTTGCAAGATGTTTTAGATTTTCAATGTTGCTTTACAAGCCACCTCTGGTTAACATGATTCAGAAAATGGAGTGGTCTTGCCACCTCAGCCTAACTGTATTACTACATTCCTAATAACTTTTAATTTTGCGTATTGAGTGAACcctttaaatgtaaattatatcTTCCTCAAAAACAGCCATATATAATGATGGATGCTTTTTATCCTGTGTTCTTTTAATGTAGTTTATTGTAATAGGTAGTGTAGATTAAAAATGAACTATACTATTAAATGATGTACTGACTTTTTCTGTATACTTTTTCTTTTAAGGTTGATACAATGGACTTTGAAGTGACAGTCAGATGTCCCACGATTTGTGATTTCTGGTATCTGAGTTCATTAATCTCCTGTATCAAATACACAATGACCTGCACATGAGGGATACGTCTTCGATGTGACACTTGTCAGGCACCAAGATCTTATTTTTCACTAGTATGTCAAGAATTTATTTAAGAGTGCCAAGGTGCTTAAGCTGGATTTGCATCTCTTCTCCTAGTTTGAAGCTCCTGTGTCTAGATGGATGATGATATCCAGTAGCACTGAGATGTTCTAGTCCTAAATTAATGACTTCACTCCACTAATGGCTTCAAAGCATAAAAGGCCTGCTTCCACATATTGTAGGAGCCATGGGTATAAAACAAGGAGACGAAGTAGGCATTTCGGCTGGGATAGGCCTACCTTTCCCAGTTCACCACTTCCACCATATGAGCAACAAGTGGTATATTTGCCTCACTTTAATTTGTTGCCAGTAGAGTGTCAAATCCATATTTTTACATTCCTCAGCGAGAAAGAGAAATGCACTGCAGCGTTAGTATGCCGCCACTGGAGTTGTTTAGTCCGAACTGGGAAGCTGTGGCGTGTGGCAGATTTTACACGCCTGAGGGCCTTTCAGCTGGGAATGGAGGGACTCTTGGTGTCTAATAAAGATTTTGAGCAGTGGAAAGCGTGGGTTCAACAATATGCCCATCATCTTATCTCCCGTCAGGCAAGTCTGCTAATACTGAAAGCTAGCTTTGATTTGGGAGATCCGAAGCACAGATGGTGTGAGTTTCTCTCCACCTTTTTAGATAAACTTCATTGTGGTGACCTCAGTGAAGTAGGCCTTAATTGGACTTATACCCACTTTGAGCCTTTGGATGTCTGTTTAGAATCTTCCCGTAGTTCCCATCAGGAAAGTTTGACAAAGATGGATCAAGTGTCAAACTTCCAGATTCTACTGAAGAAATTAGTAGAAATGTGTCCTCGCATTACAAAAATGCGCTTGCACTTTGACTGGTCAGAGACTTCGGTTTCTCTCTTGACTCAATTCCAGCACCTTTGTGTTCTGGAGCTGAAGTACTTTTGGGTTTTTAAAGGAGTTAATCCCATCCTCATGCATAGCTTGACAAAGTCTCTACCCCGTCTTAGATCATTAACCCTTCATGTGTTAGTGCCTCTTCGAGACCTGGGTATTTCCTACTCAATTGAATCTCACTCCTTGGAATTCTTAGATGTGTCCCAAAGCCGTGGGCTGGTATTCTCTTGTCTCAAACTCCCGGTGCTACGCGAGTTCCATGCTAAGAAAATTGTGCGGGGAATCACTTTGGATCGTAAGACGAGGCTTAATATTCAAAGTCAGTGGCCTTGTCTTTACCAGTTATTACGAGCTGGAACACCTCAGCTTAAAGTTTTCAACAGGGAACATTTGCTACCAAGCTGGAAGGAAAAGGATTACAGGGAGCTGACGGTGGTATTGGAACAATCCTGCTATTGCCTGCGGCATTCTGATAGCTGGCTTTGGTGATCCAAGGACAGTTACAATTTctcatccattttctgccagtTGACTgtatgaatgaaaacaaaaaggaggCGGTTCAGGTCTTCCATCTGTGATAATAGTTTTTTATATCCATTTGactgtattgttttttgttttattttaaatctccATGTATTTCCAGCTAGAAAGAAGAATCAACTTTTGACACCCAGTTCATTAAAAGTGCATAGAATATTTGGAATGAACCAGATAGTCACTTTTTGAGAATGGTGGACATTTTTATCCACGCGATTTGGCGACTTATTTTCAATTTTCCCATTTATATCAAGAATGTGGGCAGATTTTTCTCTGGAATTGTACACACATGTACAATACTTGATGCTTAATTTGAAGATTTCTTTTGAGTTAAGAAAAGTAATAGaaataaagacttttattttcatagaaggcaaacatcttttttttaaaaaaaaaaaaaagaaatgtgagtCTGTTGtttggtttgtttcttttttccttgccCGCCCAAACTTGGAAAGGGTGGACATAACACCTAAACAAGTATACATGACAAGTGCAGATCTAGAATTGTGGGGTTTTCtcaatatacagtgcctataaaaagtattaatacattttgacatgataaacaagcgaggtcttgcagtacgagtagtatgtatacgctttgtctgctgagcgtcatgtgatcacaactgagctgatggttcttctctctctcgctgcgggattgggggcaatcgtctcctattctccgtctgagtcggcgtgcgtcactcatagtcaacatccgtacgagcatatatTGGTTattacagcattagcattgtgactttgtgtgcgcgcgcgcatgtgtgtgtgctcgctcgctcgcgtgtgtgtgtatgtgtgtgtgcacgcgcgtgtTCGTGTGTATATCTGCTCGCGcgcgcatgtgtgctgtgacgtgcgagtccccatcttgcatcctaaaacacgaagctgagtctcagtactttagcaacaacagcttgaaacagcaacagcgcggttatttatacacagacacagcagtcaggcagggccctgcacatttataatgttcattgttccttgtatcacccatcgacggcaggtgcttataacatgtctgcgatcttttcggatttgcttttacggcgaactgctacagcgctgggagactgcgattgctttgggacgctcttccgcatgtcgtcccgttgggtgtaatcccacaagagtttagaaactcactcacaccagccatgattcttttcaaaggtaaagtgcaggttaatttgtttaatgtatttttactttatattttgtattaatcatttttatatgaataagagtgttttgggttgtggaataaatcatctgagtttccattatttcttatggggaaattcactttgatatatgagtgctttggactacgagcacgtttctggaacgaattatgctcacaaaccgaggttccactgtacatgtaatgatgaaatgtattgtacagcatatgcaattaataatagtaatcaatatttattttatgttttgaagaaaacatcatgaaggtgttgtccatttcaccatacacattctgacagcatGTAGTGAAAATTCTGCATAGCTTGACATAAAacgtcaagaggaatgccagagATTTCCTCATCAATCCTGCTTTTTAGTTCAGGAATGTTTGCAGGACATGTGCAGTACACTTAGCTTTTAAGATGTtcctacagaaaaaaatcacaaacagtgagatctggggatcgtGGAGGCCCTGGGATGTCATCGTTATGTGAAATGACGCGCCTTCCAAGCAATCGTCAAATAGCTGCCATCGACTGTCGGTCAGTAtgcaaagtggctccacctgggtgcttctttttttaaggctgaaccatGAACCCTTCGAAATTtcacacccatgttgtaatcacacgatcatgacgtcctaactggtaacgacgctgaaattccctttgcgcagcagtcacactatcaccattcttataaaaggctttcacagcgaacgctcgttgcacaccactccactgctccattataactaatggcaaggggttctaaacaagatagcattggtcccaaacaactgccaatGACCCAGCGTCATCAGCACCTAGGtcaaaatttcccgtttccctgtgCCACACCGTACAAAACACAATAATGTACCCCTTAAGTACTTCCTTTCTTCAAGTCAGGATTTActagatgcatctttggcagccatgacagcctagAGTCTGTgtcacaggtctctatcagctttgcacatctagaaaCTGACTTTTTTGTTCCCATCCTCCTTTGCACAACTGttgaagctctgtcaggttgcatggggatcgTGAGCAAACAGCCTTATTCTAGTCCTGCCAAAAATTCTTAATTTGATTGAGAACTGGACTCGTAACTCCACTGcaggacattaacatttttatttttaagtaattctTGTGTGCCTTTGACTTTACACTTGGGTTAATTGTCTTGCTAGAAAAAAAACATCTCCCAAGATGCAGGTTTCTTGTAGATTGTGTCAGGCTTCCTTCAGAGTTTCCCtgaatttaattgtttttcttcattaattttaccctcacaagccgcctagggcctgctgcagagggGTATCCCCACAGCCTGATACTGCTGCCGCCGCCACCATTCTTACCGAGATCATGTGCAGTGTGCAAACATGATGTTTAGTCCAATGGCCAAAAGGTTCAATTTTggcctcatcagaccatagacCCTTTATTCCATTTGACAGAAATTATTGCCACCATTGAATACAGTAATACTATAAACAAAACCAAAGGAGTTTGTGTCTTTGGGTGAAAAAGGTTTCTTGATACTGCTTTTAGTGGGTAggaactttattattattgttatctatgaCCATATACTGTTTCACTGGGGTATAAATATAAGGTAACACACAGGTAAAATCCTTTTGTCATCTATCGACATGGGTATAACCAAATAGCTCTCAACTAAAATGAGAAAGAAAGCTGTCAAGCTGCATAGGTTGGAGAATGGCCACAAAAAACAGGTATTCAGTTGAAATGACCAGTAAGCACAATCAGGGTCATAGTTAAGTTAAGTCTGAAAAGCATGGAGCTATTGAGAATTTTCCAGGAAGGCCCTATgtacctccctggtgaggtgttccaggcacgtccaaccgggaggaggccccggggaagacccaggacacgctggagggactatgtctctcgactggcctgggaacgccttgggattctcccggaagagctagaagaagtggctggggagagggaagtctgggcatctctgctcaagctgctgcccccgcgacccgacctcggataagcgggagacaatggatggatggatgaggccCTATGTACTGTGAAGAATGCTATGAAAGGTAAAGAGGGGCCCAAAGATCACAGTTTCACAACTACAAAGTTTCACTGAATCTACGGGTTTCACCATTTCCAAGTCAACAGTGAGACCAGAAGCTTTTTGGGTGAGTTTCACGAAAGAAGCCCTTCATGAGACACACAAGCTTTTTAGCTACACACACAAAGAATGGCACCTCATACccacagtaaaatatggtgataGCTCTTCGATACATTAGGGTTGTTTTGCTGCCAGTGGTCCAGAGGATGTTGTTGACATCTATTCAATACTGTAACATTTTAGCTAAATATGTATTCCACTGCTAGATGGTTTGTAAATGGACTGTGGTTGagtcttccaacaagacaatgtccCGAAGCACACATCCAAATCAACTAAAAATGGTTACAGCATCACAAAATCAAGATTTTGCCTTTGACTTGAACCCAACTGAAAACCTGTGGTCTCAGCTGAAGAGGGGAGTTCACAAGAGAACACCCAAGAATCTGAATGAGTTGGAAATGTTCTGCATGGAAGAGTGGACCAAGAGCCTCCACAAGTGTTCTCCAACCTTGTTAAACAATATAGAAAGCGCCTGTCATTCACATCAGGGGAGGCTCCACCAAATGCTGAAATCTGGGATGACAGTATTCTTGGAATTGACATATTTATGAAACGTTGTGTTACTAAAAGAATCAGTTCCAAAAATATGCTTGGCTATAATTGTTTAAACCCAAAATATCACTCATTGTATGTGTGTATCGATTTTAGCTCATTTTCATGAAAGATGCCAATAATTCTGGAGCTGAGTGTAGTTATGTTAATAAGGTTGTTCCTAGGTTTTCATTTTCACCCTTTTACTTGGCACATATTGTATATCACGTAGTGCccaattatatactgtacctgcTAGAACTGCCTTTATGACTTACCAGATAGTGTCCACTGTGCCTTTATCATTTTTTCAGCATACAATGATTGACCGAGGACAATGGAGATGCATCCAAGTAAGTGGACTGCTAAGCAGGAAGAAGCTCATGGGCTCAGGAATTGGTGCGGCAAAGGGCAGATCTGGTGTATTAGTCTGAAGAACAGGGCTACATAACTGTGTATATATGAAACAGTTTGAGGACACAAAAAAATGGAGTCATTTGCTAATAAGCATGCCTTGTGTCTGGAGACCGTAGGGCTTATGGATTAGATGAGGCCTGCTGGGAAGTTACCATTTTAGGTAGAGCCATAACAAGCAAGCAAAGTTTGGTAGGCAATAGAACAGAACAAACAATTATAGTGTTTCACCCTGCAAATAATAGTCTAACAATGTTCATATagcactgttgtgatgtgagattttgcatataacttgataaatattttgtatgtctttatgtataatttaagcaaagcaatgtaatattagtgttactttGTTGAGAAGCATTCGTGTTTTCCCCCCCTTTACGACTGAGTCTTTtcaaattttacgacagagttgggcgAGTGTTTCTATGCTAAAGTCTTTCAAAtcccgcaagaaagccataaagacatatggtcttggaggtggcaggttttaagatgttgtattcccccattggtctgaagtatggcagtttggaattggcttggatcagaagcttttaagtatcatgaagtcatattggctgtaggggttggacagagaatctataaatctgcttattCAAcgacattctctctctcttactaacatctgaaagaagcatctcttactaacctctgatgatgaagacaacacaatgaagagcacagcttagcagccatattgaacaggcttgcggcctgttctgaagaaagctgagcaccaatgatgccttaaataGAGACATTtcaaataactaacaagtctgtgtgctgcctgaaactacacatcaccatttaatcaggttgtatggttgccaatattcaaatgtactttgcatattgttattatttatgaatattatcaataatacattgttttatgtgtaacttaactcctgcttgtctttttactacacctaattgcctgtgttcaaaaaatgctttagttgcctcacatttttatgcaatcgttttgttcaccccactgaattaaagctgaaagtctgcacttcaactatatctgagttgtttcatttaaaattcattgtggtaatgtacagaaccaaaattagaaaaaagttgtctctgtccaaatatttatggacctaactgtatatatactggaGTTATTAAATCCAGTGTTGAGGTTGTGTTAGTTAATTTTGTTTGTTGAACATAAGGAAATGCATTTGATCTGACTTGACAACATTGTGTTGACTGAGTGCACATCATTTAAGTTGACAATActacataattttatttacaatttacagtGCTGTACTCAGTTTTGGGCAAATTGTTGACATAACACAGTTAAATAAATCCAGAAAGACGTTTTGTTTGAGTGTAAATTGGCACATCTCTCAAAACTAAGTAATATAAGCTACAATTAACCATAAATCATCAAGTAAAAATTgcacaaaaatgcaatttttaaattacttaagTTGGTTACTAGGAAGCTGCTTCAGCTACCACAAACCTATTGATGTGTTGTTTGTAAGTACGtgatattataaaatgcaagtataattCAGGTGCTCTGCTAATACAGGTATGCGTGATTACATTCTGAGtataacattttgttattttaagatatcactAGATActaaagaataataaagaaatacgtctctttgataaagtaaataaaaaaaaaactaaataaatacaaatgttccAGTTTTCACAATAGTCAATGAATTCCCTGTGAATGCACCTAAATGTTACAAAGTATCTTAAGcctaagcataacctcctttgacttgttcTCTGCAccactttatatattttaacatcctgttagccttctcaATTTCTTCAGTATGCCGTCTTGATATAAAGAGTGATGGGTCCATAGGTCCTTCTAAGGCATCCTTTCAAGCTTCAGCCTCCCTTTGTGCTTTCAGATCTAGCATTTttaattcctatgtgtaatactttacatttatttaaatgttctctACAATCTGCCCAAGTCGCTATTCCTCCCAGGTCTCAAGCAATTATTTAGGTGAATTTATATTAGGCGCCATTTCTTCTAGGTTAGATTCAAcaccaaacttaaccagcttgttattaatATTCTCATCGAGATCAATTACACTATGACTATTAGAAAGACACCACTTTCACTGTCACTTAATTCAGAAAAGATTCCCGTCACCATAACcatttgctttccatttttcAAATCAGTTTTGCACCCCTTCTGCACAGTGTGTGCCTTGAGCAGCCAATATCATCTCATCCCTAATTCTCACTTACATTATTGctcttagagaaaagccaagcaaaatgacaccttttattggctaactaaaaagattacaatatgcaagctttcgaggcaactcaggccccttctcttgcctgaagaaggggcctgagttgcctcgaaagttacaatatgcaagctttcgaggcaactcaggccccttctcttgcctgaagaaggggcctgagttgcctcgaaagcttgcatattgtaatctttttagttatccaataaaaggtgtcattattGCTCTTGACACTTGTCCCCATATACTTTGTATTGGTGAGTTCCTTTggataaataaaactgcaaataatttggaaatgaaaagtgaaaaattgCAGTCACTATCTTTTACCACAAGAGGGCACTCTGACCAAAGTAAATTACCTACTAGCTTAAGCTCGGGAGTACACGTGTTCGTCTACAGCTAAGAACATCGTGCTTTGCTGCTGTGTTTTTAATATGGTAATTTTTTTATGAGCTTTACAGCTTTTGCAGTGCATTCATATTTTTCAGGAATTCATTGTCAAACACTTTAGGACCAAATGAGTAAATAGGCAttgttaaatattacatttaaattatctTTGCCATTTACCTCCAACTCTACAGATGCCAAAGAGTTTGTATTATGGCTGATGACTTGTCCTTAATATGTAATGAGTCTGTATATCTGTCCTGTGGATCTTCTAATACCACCTTATCAGCCATTGCGGTAGCTGATCAGAAAGCCCacctgtctttgttttgcaagcTGAAGCAGTAGTTGTTTATGAGGGGCACAATTCCCATCCAGTTTGTAGGCTGCACCATAGATTTACAGAACAGCTGCATGTACAGCACAGACAGAATTTCTTTCCcaataaaaacttaaaactatCAGATCATTTTGAATGTTTAATCATTGTTTGCATCCCATGTGTAAAAGTCGTGCTAGTACcggtattttcttttttactgttttcttttctagcactgcttgcttcacttgccaacctccTCCGGCCTGctctacgcaccagccacttcacgtctctgccgctcgtgtatgtagatttcactttcaccaaacaacaaaacttttaattctcgtggatacgcctcttcattgggaagaaacacta
The Erpetoichthys calabaricus chromosome 17, fErpCal1.3, whole genome shotgun sequence genome window above contains:
- the si:dkey-12e7.1 gene encoding uncharacterized protein si:dkey-12e7.1 encodes the protein MASKHKRPASTYCRSHGYKTRRRSRHFGWDRPTFPSSPLPPYEQQVVYLPHFNLLPVECQIHIFTFLSEKEKCTAALVCRHWSCLVRTGKLWRVADFTRLRAFQLGMEGLLVSNKDFEQWKAWVQQYAHHLISRQASLLILKASFDLGDPKHRWCEFLSTFLDKLHCGDLSEVGLNWTYTHFEPLDVCLESSRSSHQESLTKMDQVSNFQILLKKLVEMCPRITKMRLHFDWSETSVSLLTQFQHLCVLELKYFWVFKGVNPILMHSLTKSLPRLRSLTLHVLVPLRDLGISYSIESHSLEFLDVSQSRGLVFSCLKLPVLREFHAKKIVRGITLDRKTRLNIQSQWPCLYQLLRAGTPQLKVFNREHLLPSWKEKDYRELTVVLEQSCYCLRHSDSWLW